A region from the Gallus gallus isolate bGalGal1 chromosome 25, bGalGal1.mat.broiler.GRCg7b, whole genome shotgun sequence genome encodes:
- the S100A13 gene encoding protein S100-A13, with product MAAAELTPVEMAIETIVSVFVSHAGKEGRMGTLTATAFQELLRLQLPNLMKDVPSLEEQMRALDVSTEQELTFEEFWKLMGELVRALWREKEGRKK from the exons atggctgcagctgagctgaccCCAGTGGAGATGGCCATCGAGACCATCGTCTCCGTGTTCGTCTCCCACGCGGGGAAGGAGGGTCGGATGGGGACATTGACAGCCACCGCGTTCCAGGAGCTGCTCCGGCTGCAGCTGCCCAACCTGATGAAG GACGTCCCCTCCCTGGAGGAGCAGATGCGGGCGCTGGATGTGAGCACTGAGCAGGAGCTGACTTTTGAAGAGTTCTGGAAGCTGATGGGCGAGTTGGTCCGGGCCCTgtggagggagaaagaggggaggaagaagtga
- the CHTOP gene encoding chromatin target of PRMT1 protein isoform X3 → MLKNKQPMPVNIRATMQQQQQLASARNRRLAQQMENRPSVQAALKLKQKSLKQRLGKSNIQARLGRPAGPIARGAMGGRGLAMGQRGLPRGAMRGGRGGRALLRGGLPLRGQGLLRGGRGMAPRMGLRRGGLRGRGGPGRGAMGRGAMGRGGLGGRGRGMAGRGRGGFGGRGRGRGRGRGSARPALTKEQLDNQLDAYMSKTKGHLDAELDAYMAQTDPETND, encoded by the exons ATGCTGAAGAACAAACAGCCGATGCCAGTGAATATTCGGGCtaccatgcagcagcagcagcagctggccaGTGCCAGAAACAGAAGACTGGCCCAGCAGATGGAGAACAGACCTTCTgtgcaggctgctctgaagctgaAGCAG AAGAGCTTGAAGCAACGCCTCGGGAAAAGCAACATCCAGGCACGGCTGGGCCGCCCCGCCGGACCCATCGCCCGCGGAGCCATGGGGGGAAGAGGActtgctatggggcagagaggtTTGCCACGAGGAGCCATGCGTGGGGGCCGGggaggcagagctctgctgagagGAGGGCTCCCACTGCGAG GTCAGGGCCTGCTGCGGGGAGGCCGAGGAATGGCCCCCAGGATGGGGCTGAGAAGAGgagggctgcggggccgcgggggGCCGGGCAGAGGCGCTATGGGGCGTGGAGCCATGGGGCGTGGAGGACTCGGCGGCAGAG GCCGTGGCATGGCGGGCCGGGGAAGAGGCGGCTTCGGCGGCCGTGGCAGAGGCAGAGGACGGGGCAGAGGATCAGCACGGCCCGCGCTGACCAAGGAGCAGCTGGACAACCAGTTGGATGCTTACATGTCGAAAACAAAAGGACACCTGGACGCCGAGCTGGACGCCTACATGGCTCAGACAGACCCCGAAACGAACGACTGA
- the S100A1 gene encoding protein S100-A1 isoform X1 — protein MASQLEGAMETLINVFHHYSGKEGDKYKLSKKELKELLQSELGCFLETQKDTGAVEKIMQDLDENGDGEVDFQEYVVLVAALTVACNTFFWENA, from the exons ATGGCGTCGCAGCTGGAAGGGGCCATGGAGACGCTCATCAACGTCTTCCACCACTACTCGGGCAAAGAGGGGGACAAATACAAGCTGAGCAagaaggagctgaaggagctgctgcagagcgaGCTGGGCTGCTTCCTGGAG acccagAAGGACACGGGGGCCGTGGAGAAGATCATGCAGGACCTGGATGAGAATGGAGACGGGGAGGTGGACTTCCAGGAGTACGTGGTTCTGGTGGCTGCCCTCACCGTGGCCTGCAACACCTTCTTCTGGGAGAACGCCTGA
- the CHTOP gene encoding chromatin target of PRMT1 protein isoform X1, with the protein MAAQSAPKVVLKSTTKMSLNERFTNMLKNKQPMPVNIRATMQQQQQLASARNRRLAQQMENRPSVQAALKLKQKSLKQRLGKSNIQARLGRPAGPIARGAMGGRGLAMGQRGLPRGAMRGGRGGRALLRGGLPLRGQGLLRGGRGMAPRMGLRRGGLRGRGGPGRGAMGRGAMGRGGLGGRGRGMAGRGRGGFGGRGRGRGRGRGSARPALTKEQLDNQLDAYMSKTKGHLDAELDAYMAQTDPETND; encoded by the exons ATGGCTGCACAGTCAGCACCGAAGGTTGTGCTAAAGAGCACCACCAAGATGTCTCTGAACGAGCG CTTCACTAACATGCTGAAGAACAAACAGCCGATGCCAGTGAATATTCGGGCtaccatgcagcagcagcagcagctggccaGTGCCAGAAACAGAAGACTGGCCCAGCAGATGGAGAACAGACCTTCTgtgcaggctgctctgaagctgaAGCAG AAGAGCTTGAAGCAACGCCTCGGGAAAAGCAACATCCAGGCACGGCTGGGCCGCCCCGCCGGACCCATCGCCCGCGGAGCCATGGGGGGAAGAGGActtgctatggggcagagaggtTTGCCACGAGGAGCCATGCGTGGGGGCCGGggaggcagagctctgctgagagGAGGGCTCCCACTGCGAG GTCAGGGCCTGCTGCGGGGAGGCCGAGGAATGGCCCCCAGGATGGGGCTGAGAAGAGgagggctgcggggccgcgggggGCCGGGCAGAGGCGCTATGGGGCGTGGAGCCATGGGGCGTGGAGGACTCGGCGGCAGAG GCCGTGGCATGGCGGGCCGGGGAAGAGGCGGCTTCGGCGGCCGTGGCAGAGGCAGAGGACGGGGCAGAGGATCAGCACGGCCCGCGCTGACCAAGGAGCAGCTGGACAACCAGTTGGATGCTTACATGTCGAAAACAAAAGGACACCTGGACGCCGAGCTGGACGCCTACATGGCTCAGACAGACCCCGAAACGAACGACTGA
- the CHTOP gene encoding chromatin target of PRMT1 protein isoform X2, whose translation MAAQSAPKVVLKSTTKMSLNERFTNMLKNKQPMPVNIRATMQQQQQLASARNRRLAQQMENRPSVQAALKLKQSLKQRLGKSNIQARLGRPAGPIARGAMGGRGLAMGQRGLPRGAMRGGRGGRALLRGGLPLRGQGLLRGGRGMAPRMGLRRGGLRGRGGPGRGAMGRGAMGRGGLGGRGRGMAGRGRGGFGGRGRGRGRGRGSARPALTKEQLDNQLDAYMSKTKGHLDAELDAYMAQTDPETND comes from the exons ATGGCTGCACAGTCAGCACCGAAGGTTGTGCTAAAGAGCACCACCAAGATGTCTCTGAACGAGCG CTTCACTAACATGCTGAAGAACAAACAGCCGATGCCAGTGAATATTCGGGCtaccatgcagcagcagcagcagctggccaGTGCCAGAAACAGAAGACTGGCCCAGCAGATGGAGAACAGACCTTCTgtgcaggctgctctgaagctgaAGCAG AGCTTGAAGCAACGCCTCGGGAAAAGCAACATCCAGGCACGGCTGGGCCGCCCCGCCGGACCCATCGCCCGCGGAGCCATGGGGGGAAGAGGActtgctatggggcagagaggtTTGCCACGAGGAGCCATGCGTGGGGGCCGGggaggcagagctctgctgagagGAGGGCTCCCACTGCGAG GTCAGGGCCTGCTGCGGGGAGGCCGAGGAATGGCCCCCAGGATGGGGCTGAGAAGAGgagggctgcggggccgcgggggGCCGGGCAGAGGCGCTATGGGGCGTGGAGCCATGGGGCGTGGAGGACTCGGCGGCAGAG GCCGTGGCATGGCGGGCCGGGGAAGAGGCGGCTTCGGCGGCCGTGGCAGAGGCAGAGGACGGGGCAGAGGATCAGCACGGCCCGCGCTGACCAAGGAGCAGCTGGACAACCAGTTGGATGCTTACATGTCGAAAACAAAAGGACACCTGGACGCCGAGCTGGACGCCTACATGGCTCAGACAGACCCCGAAACGAACGACTGA
- the CHTOP gene encoding chromatin target of PRMT1 protein isoform X4 has translation MAAQSAPKVVLKSTTKMSLNERFTNMLKNKQPMPVNIRATMQQQQQLASARNRRLAQQMENRPSVQAALKLKQRSVLILGFWICRVLHLSM, from the exons ATGGCTGCACAGTCAGCACCGAAGGTTGTGCTAAAGAGCACCACCAAGATGTCTCTGAACGAGCG CTTCACTAACATGCTGAAGAACAAACAGCCGATGCCAGTGAATATTCGGGCtaccatgcagcagcagcagcagctggccaGTGCCAGAAACAGAAGACTGGCCCAGCAGATGGAGAACAGACCTTCTgtgcaggctgctctgaagctgaAGCAG agaagtgtTCTCATTCTGGGTTTCTGGATCTGCCGAGTGCTTCATCTCTCAATGTAG